A section of the Veillonella criceti genome encodes:
- a CDS encoding nicotinate-nucleotide--dimethylbenzimidazole phosphoribosyltransferase: MREFTIQPLNEACMEACQLRVDNLTKPIYSLAQLEKIAVRLAGIYNVEQPNHIKNGVIVFAGDTAVDGKQNLTKGEESLRAVTRLGSGHSATEAAAKKLDATVYTVDVGLEQATDTVAGVSNKKVANGAKFFGKGPAMTVETMEKALEVGFAMAEELANKGVQAVALGNVGERALLSALAVTAAITQYPMTELLTDNECTLSIQEKAERLTATLARYELSPAQPLVVLQHVGSLEIAAMVGFYLGAAVNRLAVVFDNAVTGAALLVARAINPSVMDFVFQSAAYNEPVHKAQMKFLGISPYLYYNLEMDEALGSVMGLSVVDAALHMLNDMKTFGEATVTVAEDGPGNKRQDGR; the protein is encoded by the coding sequence ATGAGAGAGTTTACGATTCAACCATTAAACGAAGCGTGCATGGAGGCATGCCAACTTCGCGTAGATAATTTAACTAAGCCAATTTATAGTTTGGCACAATTAGAGAAAATTGCTGTTCGTTTGGCAGGCATTTATAATGTGGAACAACCAAACCATATTAAAAATGGTGTTATCGTTTTTGCTGGTGATACAGCGGTTGATGGCAAGCAAAATCTGACGAAGGGTGAAGAAAGTTTACGAGCAGTAACCCGTCTTGGCAGTGGCCATAGTGCTACGGAAGCGGCCGCTAAAAAACTAGACGCCACTGTATATACGGTAGATGTGGGCTTGGAACAGGCTACTGATACCGTAGCAGGTGTCAGTAATAAAAAAGTAGCCAATGGTGCTAAGTTCTTTGGTAAAGGACCGGCTATGACAGTAGAAACTATGGAGAAAGCCTTAGAAGTAGGGTTTGCTATGGCTGAAGAGCTAGCCAATAAAGGTGTTCAGGCCGTTGCTCTTGGTAATGTAGGCGAACGGGCTTTATTAAGTGCTTTAGCGGTGACAGCTGCCATTACACAATATCCAATGACAGAATTGTTAACGGATAATGAATGCACGTTGTCTATTCAAGAAAAAGCAGAGCGCTTGACCGCTACCTTAGCCCGTTATGAATTAAGTCCAGCACAGCCATTAGTCGTGCTTCAACATGTAGGTTCGCTTGAAATAGCGGCTATGGTAGGCTTTTATTTAGGCGCCGCTGTTAATCGCTTAGCCGTTGTCTTTGACAATGCAGTAACAGGTGCTGCTCTATTAGTAGCGCGTGCTATTAATCCGTCTGTTATGGATTTTGTGTTCCAGTCTGCAGCTTATAATGAACCCGTTCACAAAGCACAGATGAAATTTTTAGGGATTAGTCCTTATTTATATTATAATCTTGAAATGGATGAAGCCTTAGGCTCTGTTATGGGCTTATCTGTTGTAGATGCAGCCCTTCACATGCTAAATGATATGAAAACTTTTGGTGAAGCTACTGTAACTGTGGCCGAAGATGGTCCTGGTAATAAACGCCAAGATGGTCGTTAA
- the cobT gene encoding nicotinate-nucleotide--dimethylbenzimidazole phosphoribosyltransferase gives MGLFEETCKKITPKDTSIGEAVQAVWDRETPYGSYGKLVDMVKQYAMVTRQVSPTIPKRCMIIAAADHGVAEMGVSAYPIDVTVGMTQNYLIPKGAGANALGNYCGTDMEVVDVGIKADMTWVPGLRHNKIRMGTRNFLKEPAMTKEECIKAMEVGIALVNEKVAEGYNVFLVGEMGIANTTASAVMTAKFAGITAEQATGRGTNISDERLKVKQKVVHDALVKYADIDQNDGLGILHSVGGLEFACITGIILGAAAAHAMVIIDGFNTTACALVAHTMAPASMDYVMASHLSAEKAHVQALKTLGLEAYVNLGLCLGEASGGSIQMGMLDLAIRMYQELEGGHQA, from the coding sequence ATGGGCTTATTTGAAGAGACTTGTAAAAAAATTACCCCTAAGGATACGAGTATTGGGGAAGCAGTACAAGCGGTATGGGATCGGGAAACACCCTATGGTAGCTATGGTAAATTAGTGGATATGGTAAAACAATATGCCATGGTAACACGGCAAGTATCGCCAACAATTCCTAAGCGGTGCATGATTATTGCAGCGGCTGATCATGGTGTGGCTGAAATGGGCGTAAGCGCCTATCCTATTGATGTAACCGTAGGCATGACGCAAAATTATTTAATTCCTAAAGGAGCAGGTGCGAATGCATTAGGCAACTATTGTGGTACTGATATGGAAGTCGTGGACGTAGGAATCAAAGCGGATATGACTTGGGTGCCAGGCTTACGCCACAATAAAATTCGGATGGGCACACGTAACTTTTTAAAAGAACCAGCCATGACCAAAGAAGAATGTATTAAAGCCATGGAAGTAGGGATTGCTCTCGTCAATGAAAAGGTAGCAGAAGGATATAATGTATTCCTTGTTGGTGAAATGGGCATTGCTAATACTACGGCAAGTGCGGTTATGACCGCCAAATTTGCCGGTATTACGGCTGAACAGGCGACTGGTCGTGGTACAAATATTTCAGACGAACGTCTAAAAGTAAAACAAAAGGTCGTTCATGATGCATTGGTAAAATATGCCGATATTGATCAAAACGATGGCCTTGGTATTTTACATTCCGTAGGAGGCTTAGAGTTTGCTTGCATTACGGGTATTATATTAGGGGCTGCGGCTGCTCATGCTATGGTTATTATTGATGGTTTTAATACAACAGCCTGTGCCTTAGTGGCTCATACAATGGCACCAGCTAGTATGGACTATGTAATGGCGTCTCATTTATCGGCTGAAAAAGCACATGTACAAGCCTTAAAAACGTTAGGCTTAGAAGCGTATGTTAATCTTGGGCTTTGTTTAGGTGAAGCCTCAGGTGGCTCTATTCAGATGGGGATGTTAGACTTAGCCATTCGCATGTATCAAGAATTAGAAGGAGGGCACCAGGCATGA
- a CDS encoding prephenate dehydrogenase, which produces MFHKAQGRKNVMKRTVGIIGLGLLGGSLAKGLALHPDYEVIGYARRSHIGAQAMADGVVKAAYTEARAVVEQADILVFALPPDTNARLFEELAPYIQPRTLITDVSSTKVNFARTVKQYIPMGAHFVSIHPMAGSEKGGYAMAQADLFKGCTWIVLTDESEPSWSEAGAQELVAMGEYLGGRVEQIAMKDHDGFMATVSHMPHTVAAMIATLAGGDAHGALRLRLAAGGFRDITRVAGGNPAMWREIITSNRQEVVRALSQLEEQILHIKNLLLTSDDDTLETYLKIAKTIRDDFSHL; this is translated from the coding sequence TTGTTTCACAAGGCTCAAGGAAGGAAGAACGTTATGAAACGGACAGTAGGAATTATTGGACTTGGTCTATTAGGTGGTTCATTAGCAAAAGGATTGGCGTTGCATCCCGATTATGAGGTAATCGGGTATGCACGGCGCTCACATATAGGCGCTCAGGCTATGGCGGATGGGGTTGTTAAGGCAGCGTATACGGAAGCTCGAGCAGTGGTGGAGCAGGCCGATATATTAGTATTCGCCTTACCACCTGACACAAATGCGAGGCTGTTTGAGGAGTTAGCTCCTTATATACAGCCTCGCACTCTTATAACTGATGTGTCCAGTACAAAGGTTAATTTTGCTCGTACAGTGAAACAATATATACCGATGGGAGCTCATTTTGTATCGATTCATCCCATGGCTGGTTCTGAAAAAGGCGGTTATGCTATGGCACAGGCCGATTTATTTAAAGGTTGCACTTGGATTGTATTAACTGATGAGTCTGAGCCGAGTTGGAGTGAAGCGGGCGCCCAAGAACTCGTTGCTATGGGTGAATATTTAGGCGGCCGTGTAGAACAAATTGCGATGAAGGATCATGATGGTTTTATGGCGACGGTGAGCCATATGCCTCATACAGTAGCCGCTATGATTGCAACTTTAGCAGGTGGTGATGCGCACGGTGCTTTGCGCCTTCGGCTGGCAGCCGGTGGTTTCAGAGATATTACGCGGGTAGCTGGTGGCAATCCAGCTATGTGGCGTGAAATTATTACGAGTAATCGCCAAGAAGTGGTGAGAGCATTATCACAATTAGAAGAGCAAATATTACATATTAAAAATTTACTTTTGACCTCAGATGATGATACACTAGAGACGTATTTGAAAATCGCCAAAACAATTCGCGATGACTTTTCCCACTTATAG